AAAATCAGAAAAAACTCACACTACAAAAGACGAGGATAGAATATTAGACAGCAAGAAAACAGTTCTAGTTTATCATCAAATAGAAtataagaacacaaaattttgtgtctctgtcttTTGTATCTTGTTCTCAGTGTcttattttatcctattttcaaaaacaaatacaGCCGAAGGATCCTAAAATATCACTTGGCATCGTGAAACAGAAAAGGTATTGAACTAAAGATATTCAATTCTTGTAATTATGTAAAGAATGAAGTAAtgataagaatatttttaatgcTCAATATATTAGTAAATCTCGAAAAAGCCGAACATTATCATTAGATCTAACTTTTTAAGATACTGTGATAGTAACTAGTATCAGTGTATAACATTTCACCAGGATTAAAAGTGAAGTAGTACTTTGTTTTTGTCATGGAAcaaccgttttttttttttttttttttNTCTGAATTCCATTTTCAATCATCCCGATTGCATATTTGAAAAAGTAATGCTACACATCCTGATTTTTGTTATGACAGATAAATTTAGTTGGATTTGATTAACAAAAAGTCTTGAATATATAACactattctattttaaaattcattaatcAATATACATTTCCAGATCGAGTATAAGACTCTGCAATCCACTTTTTGAGTCTCCAAAACAAAAAGCATTGgcctaaacaaagagaaattcaGTAGACAAAATGATTGATGTAGTCTTAAATTTAGATAGCAGTCCATGATTCAGTAATCAGTACAACTAGAGTAAACTCCTAATATCATTTCAATATATGAAAATTCATAATACTAATAAATTTatctatgaataaaattaatttttaaatatttttatcatacaaataaaaaggaatacaaAACCTTTTGGAATAGAACTAGAGAAACAAGTTAATGACCCTATAAAAAAAACTGTTCAAAAATATAAAGGAAAGTCAcatagagataaaaaaaaaaaaaaaggttatcTACTTTCTCAGGTTCATCTAAGTTCAAAATAGGAGCTTTACTGCTTTAGagttttttcttggtttcttgGTCAACCCTAAAAGAAGGATTCTGGTAGTCAAATCGACTTTATATCTTTGTGCATCCTCATCGAATgtctttgatcttcaaaattagttattgaccatttttaaattttagaagtaAACAATTTCTTGGTAACTGtctttcatatatatttttttactttgtcaTTTCTTAGAATGATTGCAATTGCCACTCTCTAAACCACCTTGAATTATAATTTGCTAAAGCCAACTTAAAATAGttgttgaaaacaaaaatacttCCTTTTATAGCATGTTCTTTGCATTTGAGTACTTCAGAAACACGGCTAAGGCACTATGAAATCTTTAATTTGACATAGCAATCCACCTTCATACAAGAATTAAGACACTACACGAAGTCATATCAACAATTATAGTTCCAAAATCATAAAGAGAGACTTGGCTGAAGAGTATGaaataatactaattaaacAATATAGTAACCAACACAAACATCTGTTTTATTACAGAGAAATCCAATCTAGATCGAATCGAACATACTAAACACAGTGATGACCAAATAAATAGTTTGACGGGTTTTATTCCTGGATAACCTGCAAAAGACGAATGAGGAGCATGACAAAGCTAAAAAGCTTGCCAATACAAAATCCCTGGTAACATTCACAATCTACGCGTCTGTGCACCACAACCAACAGGGAACTCTCTATTAATCATTCAGCTCTGGATTGGCCGGCACGGGAAGAAAGGATGATGCCAACAATGAGTCCATACAACGCTAACGCCTCAGCAAAGATGAGAATGAGAATCATTCCAACGAAAAGCTTTGGCTGTTGGGCATTTGCTCTACAAAACCAGTATATTAACATTAGCATGTCAAATTAAACACATTAAACCAAAGATTAAAAACATTTATCCAGTCAGCAATGTTGTATATACATAGTGAATTGcagtataataataaaagcagCAACTGCAAAAGTTACCAAAAGCACTTAAACAATTAAGAACTTTGGATTTAAACAATCAATATGAATGTTAGTCTTtcaacatttttgaaaaataaaattgtattttcCATTTGGACATGTAAAccaaattattttgtttaatcaCTATTATATGTAAGAATAGCTGTTTCTTTATTATACAGTGGCATACATGCAGAAGAGACTATACTTATTCTAACTAGAAAAGGATgtgtaattaactaattatccaTATAACTACAATTTCCAAACAAATCTTCACCTATGCGATGCATTAAGTATCAAGTCCATCCATCATAATAgatataacaatatatatactCTGCTAAAATCTGTATTCTAACTGCAACGAACAAACCAGAAACCACAGCAGAATTTATAGAATAGACAGAAAAGATTAACAAAAGAAGCATTGAACGTTTCTAATTCAGTATCACCTTTTATGCTAAAGTAGAATGAGGGAATGATCTTATATCCATCATAGCAGAGGAAGGCAAGACAACTAATACAAGTTACAGACATATCtaaagaaaaaaacataaaattacatgCAACTCgttaaatcaaacaaaacatatCACATGAATTAAAGGCCATATGAATCATTGGCTACCTTAATCACAAACAAGAACAAGACTCGTTACTAAATCAATCATTGATATACTAAAATCACTGAAACTTATAGAATACATTATGGCTTGCAAGTAATTTAAATCCTATAAACAtgtcactacaaaaaaaaaacaaaaacagagaGATTAGCACAACGGTTGAAGCTTCTCTACAACAAACCACAAGCAATTAGGATTCAGAAGTGGGAGTAAGAGAAACAAAATACCTAACACCAGCATCCCCAACAATGCCAATAGCCATGCCAGCAGAGAGACCAGCAAGGCCACAAGCCAAACCAGAAGAAAGGTGAGCGTAGCCATCAAAGAGATAGTAAGATTTGGCCTTAGGGTTAATCCCAGTACTGATGATAACCGCAATGATCAAACCATAGATACCCAACACACCAGCCATGACAACTGGCACAATTGATTTCATCACAAGCTCGGGTCTCATCACACCCATCGATGCAACCCCAACCCCACTTTTTGCAGTGCCATAAGCCGCACCCATACCTGCATATAATTGAACCTAAATCAAACAATTGAATCACACCACACCCCACACATCAAAATCACAACTTGGATCTTTTTTTTGCCTGTTGGGCAATTGGGGCAAAGGGATCTATTATGcaatgaagaaaaatgaaaggaaagagGGGCTTACAGGAGAAAACTAGGGCAGCGGCAGCGCCGAGGAATCCGAAGAAAGGAGCAGTTTCATCGCCGCTGAAACCAGCCATGCTTTGTTGATTAAAGTTGGGATCCGGCGATCGTGAGAAGAAAGAATGGATCGAGGAGagggaggaggagaagaaggagatcTATTAAGTGTGTGTTGGGATGCTGcgattttagtttttgtttgaTTGAGTGGAAGTTTCTCGGTGGCCCCCTCTCTACGTTTATTGTTGCTCCCCCGCAAGTATCAAGCCATAAAAATATGGGCCTATTTATCTTGAATCAAGCCCAATAATatttgtttaggttaattaCCAATTCAATACGCAAAAGATTTTGTTGCTCACAAAAAGTCTCTTAAAAGATGTTATCGAAAAATTACTTCTTAATGATTTAAAAAtacgataaaaaaaattaataaatattatattttttataagtaacaaaatatttcatatttactcacaataaaattaaaaaattttacttaacaaaaaattatcaaattttaagaataaaaaaatcttatttttataattatgattgcaaaaatttgtatcaaaatttgattttttaaattaacttttaaaatgtatatttaatttttagttttttttatcatctttttaaaattttcagagACTTATTTGTCATTAGCATCTTTTAAGTTCATTTTGTCAACAATGCAACCTTTTCGGGTACCATTTTGATAGTTTACTCTATTTATTTTCGGGACCCTAAAATTTTCAGCTCGcatcaattaaattttttactttttaaaataaccAAATGTACCCCTCACTACTCTTAAAAGCATGAGTTACCGTTAGTCAGAAAACCACCAACCATGTTAACATTACTGATGTGTGCAGTTGAGTGCCAACTTAGCAGTTTGCCAAACGACGTCGTTCAGTGGTTAGGTTTTAATTACAGCAAAACGATGCCGTTGCACGTTATAATATGTcttcttcaaataaaaaaaaaaaaactctcaaACAGATCCCCATTAACAAACATTTGTTTCTCCA
The Arachis duranensis cultivar V14167 chromosome 5, aradu.V14167.gnm2.J7QH, whole genome shotgun sequence genome window above contains:
- the LOC107488047 gene encoding V-type proton ATPase 16 kDa proteolipid subunit, which translates into the protein MAGFSGDETAPFFGFLGAAAALVFSCMGAAYGTAKSGVGVASMGVMRPELVMKSIVPVVMAGVLGIYGLIIAVIISTGINPKAKSYYLFDGYAHLSSGLACGLAGLSAGMAIGIVGDAGVRANAQQPKLFVGMILILIFAEALALYGLIVGIILSSRAGQSRAE